A genome region from Edaphobacter bradus includes the following:
- a CDS encoding SDR family NAD(P)-dependent oxidoreductase, whose product MSKPLENKLALVTGSSRGIGAAIAIRLAAEGASVIVNYAASPARAEKVVKEIRDAGGKAEAVGADLSTIEGTNKLIASIDQAFGGSFGGRLDILVNNAGSVVFGPFMEGAEDSYDKHFNLNVRSVIALSKDAARRMIPQKWGRIINIGSIHGEHAHVSGVTMYVATKFAVHGFTRGLSRELGATGVTVNAVQPGFIDTELSPADDGSVAEAMKKLTSVGRFGRAEEIASAVAFLAQPESAFINGENLTVDGGWNA is encoded by the coding sequence AACAAACTTGCACTCGTCACAGGATCGTCGCGCGGAATCGGAGCTGCCATCGCTATCCGTTTGGCCGCCGAGGGCGCTTCCGTCATTGTCAACTATGCGGCAAGTCCGGCGCGTGCAGAAAAGGTCGTCAAGGAAATCCGCGATGCGGGCGGAAAAGCAGAGGCCGTGGGCGCTGATCTCAGCACCATTGAGGGCACAAACAAGCTGATCGCGTCCATCGACCAGGCTTTTGGTGGCTCCTTCGGTGGGCGTCTCGACATCCTCGTAAACAATGCAGGATCGGTGGTCTTCGGGCCGTTCATGGAGGGTGCGGAAGACTCCTATGACAAGCATTTCAACCTCAACGTTCGGTCTGTCATCGCGTTGTCGAAGGACGCTGCGCGTCGGATGATTCCGCAGAAATGGGGGCGGATTATCAACATCGGTTCCATCCACGGAGAGCACGCACATGTTTCCGGCGTGACGATGTATGTCGCGACCAAGTTTGCGGTCCACGGGTTCACACGCGGACTCTCGCGAGAGTTGGGTGCCACTGGGGTTACGGTTAATGCCGTGCAGCCTGGCTTCATTGACACTGAACTGAGCCCTGCAGACGACGGCTCTGTCGCGGAGGCCATGAAGAAGCTAACCAGTGTTGGTCGGTTCGGCCGAGCCGAGGAGATTGCTTCCGCGGTCGCATTCCTCGCTCAACCCGAGTCAGCGTTCATCAACGGCGAGAACCTGACTGTAGACGGCGGCTGGAACGCATAA
- a CDS encoding FAD-dependent oxidoreductase, protein MLTSSELKKLPIFSCLNDANLMWLSQQAADLHLEPGEYLIHEGEPTPFFVVMDGTTEVLKDVMGRRTEVSEHKPGDFFGELAILMATAAPASVRAKTACHLARLDPQHLQELIRHSPEFSAVILQTLNERVQVVQKYMLSLPSTRVQIVGSKFDGDCREIRSFLSMNRIPYEWVDRDRSAQLAPTDQACEVSGLSVVVDGSLCVSHPPTVRKVAEALGFQTAPHRQSYDVVIIGGGPAGLAAAVYGASEGLSILLVERKAPGGQAGTSSRIENYLGFPNGISGDDLSQRAFRQAVKFGAEVVLTREVQEIIPQPDGAYTIGLDGGDRVDTKTVILATGVDWRRLEADGVDRFIGRGVLYGAARTEAPTVAGKRVFIIGGGNSAGQAALFFADYASSVTMLVRGEDLKRTMSQYLIDQIALVPGIRVETETQVISADGTDYLKAIETRKAGEPVIRRSADALFVMIGADAVSHWLPPQLQRENGYVRTGREVSDRPGWAADRAPFLLETNLPGFFCVGDVRYNSIKRVSSSVGEGSMAVAFVHQYLSLMA, encoded by the coding sequence ATGCTGACATCCTCGGAATTGAAGAAGCTTCCAATCTTTTCCTGCTTGAACGATGCGAACCTTATGTGGCTCTCGCAGCAGGCTGCCGATCTTCATCTGGAACCGGGTGAGTATCTCATTCACGAAGGGGAGCCAACCCCTTTTTTTGTAGTGATGGACGGAACCACGGAAGTGCTCAAAGATGTGATGGGGCGTCGAACTGAAGTCTCAGAGCACAAGCCGGGCGATTTCTTTGGCGAATTGGCCATTCTCATGGCAACGGCGGCTCCCGCCTCCGTCCGCGCGAAGACAGCTTGCCATTTGGCACGGCTCGATCCGCAACACCTCCAGGAATTGATTCGACACTCGCCCGAGTTCAGCGCGGTGATATTACAGACCCTTAACGAGCGGGTACAAGTCGTGCAGAAGTACATGCTGAGTCTTCCCTCCACCCGCGTACAAATAGTCGGATCGAAATTTGATGGCGACTGCCGGGAGATTCGCAGCTTCTTGAGCATGAATAGAATCCCTTATGAGTGGGTCGACCGCGATCGAAGCGCACAACTGGCTCCGACTGACCAGGCTTGCGAGGTTTCTGGCCTATCCGTCGTCGTGGATGGTTCGCTCTGCGTCAGCCATCCTCCTACGGTTCGTAAGGTAGCTGAAGCGCTCGGATTCCAAACGGCTCCCCATCGCCAAAGCTATGACGTGGTGATTATTGGCGGCGGCCCAGCAGGACTGGCGGCTGCCGTCTACGGAGCCTCGGAAGGGCTCAGCATCTTGTTGGTCGAGCGCAAGGCTCCCGGCGGTCAGGCTGGCACATCTTCTCGAATCGAGAATTACCTCGGCTTCCCCAATGGCATCTCAGGAGATGACCTCAGTCAACGCGCGTTCCGGCAGGCGGTTAAGTTTGGAGCCGAAGTGGTTCTTACCCGAGAGGTCCAAGAGATCATTCCGCAACCCGATGGCGCATATACGATTGGGCTCGATGGTGGCGATAGGGTTGACACAAAGACCGTGATCCTGGCGACCGGAGTCGATTGGCGCAGACTCGAGGCGGACGGCGTCGATCGCTTCATCGGACGTGGAGTCTTGTATGGGGCTGCGCGTACTGAGGCACCAACTGTGGCAGGAAAGCGCGTCTTTATTATCGGCGGCGGCAACTCTGCCGGCCAGGCTGCCCTGTTCTTCGCAGATTACGCGAGTTCAGTGACCATGTTGGTCCGCGGCGAAGATCTGAAGCGCACCATGTCGCAATACTTGATCGATCAGATTGCGCTCGTGCCGGGCATTCGGGTGGAGACGGAAACTCAGGTGATCTCGGCGGACGGCACGGATTACTTGAAAGCAATCGAAACCCGAAAAGCAGGGGAGCCTGTCATTCGCCGGTCTGCAGATGCACTGTTTGTCATGATCGGCGCCGATGCAGTAAGCCATTGGTTGCCGCCTCAACTCCAACGCGAAAACGGCTATGTCCGCACGGGGCGCGAGGTGAGCGACCGGCCAGGTTGGGCGGCAGATCGTGCTCCATTTCTGCTGGAAACAAATCTTCCGGGCTTCTTCTGTGTAGGCGACGTTCGCTACAACTCGATCAAGCGCGTTTCCAGCAGCGTAGGAGAAGGCAGCATGGCCGTTGCTTTCGTGCATCAATATCTCTCGTTAATGGCCTGA
- a CDS encoding DUF4136 domain-containing protein: MKITKRLILPLALLFMVAYAYGQDVHYNYDRGANFQSYRTYQWVDVQRGPGGPPKADAPAGLPDMPASLPNLPVGPPPMSASNVPDDQLLDQDIKRAIDAQLAQKGLTKVDKGGDILVGYQAHIREEKSINLWGSGANGWWGGGPYSGGGLSSVQGQTSTIPIGTLIVGLYDPARKQLIWRGDASNTVNLKKDPYKNYGNLQKAMVKLFKNYPPEPGK, encoded by the coding sequence TTGAAAATCACAAAACGGCTGATATTGCCACTAGCCTTGTTGTTCATGGTCGCTTATGCCTATGGACAGGACGTTCACTACAACTATGACCGAGGCGCGAACTTTCAATCCTATCGGACCTACCAATGGGTCGACGTCCAGAGGGGGCCGGGCGGTCCGCCAAAGGCCGACGCCCCGGCCGGCCTGCCAGATATGCCGGCCAGCCTGCCAAATTTGCCGGTCGGCCCACCACCTATGAGCGCCAGCAATGTCCCAGATGATCAGTTGCTCGATCAGGATATTAAACGGGCAATTGATGCACAGCTCGCACAGAAGGGTCTCACCAAAGTCGATAAGGGTGGGGACATTCTGGTGGGCTATCAGGCTCACATCCGTGAGGAAAAGAGCATAAATCTGTGGGGCTCGGGAGCCAATGGCTGGTGGGGCGGAGGTCCATACTCGGGGGGCGGCCTGAGCTCGGTCCAGGGCCAAACTTCTACTATTCCCATTGGGACGCTGATAGTGGGCCTGTATGACCCCGCAAGAAAGCAGTTGATCTGGCGCGGAGATGCTAGCAACACCGTCAACCTCAAGAAAGATCCTTATAAAAACTACGGGAACCTGCAAAAGGCGATGGTCAAGCTTTTCAAGAACTATCCGCCTGAGCCCGGTAAATAG